The Jeotgalibacillus haloalkalitolerans region CACTGCCCTTTTCAAAAATGGCACGCCACTGTGCATCAGTCCATGTTACATGTTCAGGTTTGACTGGAATCATTGAATGTCTCCTCCTTCCCGGATTAAATCTTCTGCTTTTTTGGTTCTAAGTGAACGGTATTTGTTCTGTTCAAGCGCCGGGTCAAACTGACAGACTGAACGATATGAACAGAATTGACATGGTGTTCTCTTTTTATATTCATAAGGGTCAATCGATACATCCCCCGCTTTGATTCTGTCACCGGCTGAGCGGAACATCGATCGCGTATGGGCTCTCATGTGATCAAACTGATCTCTGCTTGCCGTTTTTGAGTTCGAACGGAGCGTCCCATCTTTTTTCAATCCGGCAGATATAATCGAAGAGTTTCCTTCTTCAAGCGTCATATCCATCAGCCTGACGACTTCTTCATCTCCAAGGACGAGCCCCTTCATTTTGTACTTTTTCAGCATCTCTTCCTGCATTTCATCTGAACTCATTGGCTTTTTCGTCTTAACCACCGGGTTGTGCAGATGGAAATAAAGCACACCTGCAGGTTCGGCTTCAGTGTGAACAAGCTTTGGTGAATTTGTCATTGCTACATCCAGATACGTCATCATCTGCAGCGAGAGTCCATAATACATTTCAGTAAAATCAAGATCTCTGACACTCGACTTATAATCTATGACTCTCAAATAGACTTTCCCGTCACTTCTCGCCTGATCCACACGGTCAATTCTGCCCTGCAGTGACATCGTGTCCCCGTCACTTAAAAGGATCTTATGTGGCGGCAGTTCCTGACCGGGTCCAAACCCAAGCTCCACTCTCAGCGGTTCAAAGTCTCCCGCTCTTGCATGTTCACTTAGAATATAGGAAGCCTGACGAATAACCGCCTGCAGCTTTTTCGCGATATAACGGTATTTATTTGAGCTGTTTAGAATATCATACTGAAGCTGCGGACCGATATGGCTGACTGCCTGATGAGCGAGTTCAGCGCATTGCCGCTGGGACAGACTCTTCCAGCTGATGCCTTTTTGCAGTAACTCTTCTGAAATCCATCTGAGCGCTGCATGGAACAGCTCTCCTATGTTTGGCGCATCCAGCCTGAAGATACTCCGTTCATGAAGCCTCAGCCCGTGGCTTGAAAAGTGCTGGAATGCACAGCTGTTCATCCGCTCGATCCTGGACACACTCGCCATCATGGAGCTTCCATACAGGCTCTCTGCTGTGTCCCTCGAGAGTGGGTTTGCCACATTTTCATAAAACAAGCCGGATAAAATACGTTTGCTCTCCTGCTTCCAGAACGGATCTGTGACATAAAAGTTATAAACATCCCGCCAGATGTCTTCAACAGGGTAATCTTTTCTCAGCTGCTGAAGCTGTGACGTCATAAAGGATGCTGTCGGAAGCGGATGACAGATATAATCAAGCTGCTGATCACCCGGAACTTCCACAGGATCATTCACCGCAAGCATTAACCGGTGTTCAGGTAAAATGCCTGTGACCTTTTTAATATAAGGTGACACAATCAGCGATTTCCCTTCTTCATCTGCTAGCGGATAGGAAATATAGAGCTTTTCTGATGGGGATGTAAACGCACGGTAGGCAACAAAATCCTCATCCTGCAGCTTCTCTCTGGTGCCCGGTGCAAGCTGCATACCTGCCCGTTCCATAAAGATCCGGTCATCTTCAGCTAAAATGCCATCATCCTGCATTCTCGCAGGCATCACACCGTCATTTACACCAAGTACAAATGATGCGCAGACGGCCGGCAGCCTGGAAAGTTCCAGGTCAGCAATAATCACCTGGTCGATCGAAGGCGGAACAAGGGAAAACTCCAGTGTTTCCATACCGGAGTCCAGAATGTCACTGAATTCCTGAAGCGGCATTTTGTCTTCGCCTGTAATTTCAACGAACTGATCAAGCAGTTCCACGACTGCATCCCACGCCTGATCATGTTCTCTTGCAGACTCCACATCCCCTTTTTCTTCAGCCGTTGCTGACATCTGTTCAAGCTTCAGCGGGACTTCAAGCTCTTCAAGCAGAACAAATACAGCCTCACAATAATCGTGTACAGTTCCTGATTTTTTCAGGCGCTGTTCAAACCGGTCAATCGGCGCTGTGATCATATTACGTGCTGCATTCAGATCATCCTGAATCATCTTCTCTTCATCGTTTTGCGGCACTCTTACAAAATCGAGTCCTCTGAACTGCTTGTAATAAAACTCACTCTTCCATCGGTCACCGTGAATCCCCTGTGCCAGAACATAGTTTTCAAGTCTGTCCATCTGCCCGCGCAGCAGTTCATGATCGGCTTCTACAGGGAAAAGAAGCTCTGTCTTTACCGCCCTGAAGACTGCTTCATAGCGCCAATGCTTCGTAACAGTCTCAAGCGCTGAACGGATAAACTCAATCAGCGGATGATTAAGCATCGTTCTTTTTTTATCTATAAAGTAAGGAATCTCATAATCTTTGAAAACCGGTTCAATGATTTCATGATAAGCATCGCCATTACGGGTTAGTACCGCGATATCTTTATAACGGTAGCCTTCATTCCGCGCAAGCTTCCTGACTTCACGTGCGACAGCTTCTGTTTCCGCTCTTCTGTTCGTTGCTTCAATGAGGGTCATATCCGTCTGACCCTCATACACTGATCCGAACTTTTCAAATGACTGTTCTAGATGGGCCAGCCCTTTCCCTTTGTACTTTGCGTTTCCCCCCAGCTGAATGACTTCAGCTTTTTCCCCTGCGTTAACCGCAATCTCCTTTAAACGGTTGACTGTATCCGTTGTCTGTCTGAATAAAAGCGGATCAGGCGAGTGCAGGTCCGCTGTAACTGCTGCTGTCATTGATTTTGACTTCTCGAGCAGCTTTTCTATAACGAGATATTCCTGCGGTGTAAAGCTGTGAAACCCATCAAGGTAAATATCTGCCCGGCTGAGGAGATCAGAGTCTTTGATCTTTTCAGCAAGCAGTCGTAAATAATCCTCTGAATCTATGTATTTATCTTTTAACTGGTCATCAAATCCTGAATAAATCCGCTCAATATCCTTCAGCTTATCCAGCAGTGCTTTCGGTGCGATTTCACTGATTTCAGCTGTTTTTTCGAGCAGGTCCTCCGGCTGAATACAATATCGCCTGAACTCTGTCAGCATTTTTTCCACATGACCGACAAAGCCGTGTTTTCCCGCAGCACGTCCAAACATGACCATTTGATCCTTGTGCTCATTGATCAGTTTTCTAACGAGCATGCTTGCCCCTGTATGGTTAATATGTATGCGCGCGGCTCCACCTGTTTCCTGAAGAATTCTCCACGCAAGTCGGGTAAAACTCAGCACCTGCACCCTGACCATTCCACCTGTTTCAATTGCCAGACGGTATTCTGACTGGAAGGTCATCTGTTCAGGTACGATCAGAAGAATGGGATCTCCTGAGGGGTTTTCTTTGACCTTAGCGGTAATTTCACTCATCAGGCTGTCTGTTTTACCGGTTCCGGAACGTCCTGTTTTGATTATAAGCGGCATGGTTGTGCCTCCTTTATCATTTGCATATAGCTATTATCTTACAATTGGCTGTTAATGAAAAGTGATGGGGAAATGAAAACAGGCCGGACTTTGCATCTAAATGCAAGGTCCAGCCTGTTAACCGGTTCACTGCGCTTCAGGCGGACGCTTTCCTGGATGAGCCGTTTTGTGGCTCCATTAGACCTCCTCGCCTTCGACTGTGGGGGCTCAGCTTCCAACTAATCGTCCCGGAGTCGCCGCCTTACGCTTCGCTCACCTGAAATTTCTGTATCAATCCTGATTACTCATAAAATCTTATATCCAGTTCATTCAGCGGCCAGTATCTGAGGTTGACTTTGCCAACGACTGAGTCCTGGTCGATGAAGCCGAAGATGCGGCTGTCGAGGCTGTTCTCGCGGTTGTCACCGAGTACAAACAGCTGTCCTTCAGGTACTTCTGTTTCTCCTGTCAGTTCTTCAAGTGTAAAATCACCTGTTAACCGTTTGCCGTCTTCTCTGAATTCTTCAAGGTAAGGCTCTTCGTAATATTCGCCGTTAATATATAGCTGATCGTCTTCATAAGAGATTTCATCCCCCGGAAGTCCGATGACTCTTTTTACATAATCTTCTGATTCACTTGCATGAAAGACAATGACATCAAATCTGTCGAAGTCCCCGACTGTATAACCAATTTTATTAATGACCAGCTTGTTGCCATCCTGCAGTGTAGGCTGCATGGATACTCCTTCTACAACATAATTTGAAAAAAGGAAAATGCGGACCAGTAATACAATAACGACTCCTACTGCTAATGCTTTGAGCCATTCGAAGCTTTCTTTTTTCCACGATTCCATCTATTCTCCAACCTTTCATTCCCGGAAGACTTTCTATGACGCTCGTGCATCAATATGTCACGTTCCATTTTTTTGTTAATCACTTTTTCCACTCTTTTTCCTACCAGCCATAAGACAACGATCACACCCAGTACGATAGCTGTTTTAACCGGCTCCCTGATGAGAGAAACGATGTCTGCACCGATAAATGAAATCGTAGAAATCATGACAAGCTTTCCAGATATAACAGCCAGCATATACTGCATGATGCTGATCCGTGATAATCCGGCTACCACGTTGACAAGTGCAGATGGCGTAAAGGGAAAACACAGTAACAGAAACAATGGACCAAATCCATGGCGTTCCACCCAGGTCGTCAGTTTTCTAATCTGCTTCTGATTACTTAAAAAGTAAAACAGCCTCAGATGTCCAAAGCGTCTGAGCAGCCAAAAGACCATCAGCGCACCTACTGAAGCACCTGCCCATGAGAGCAGTATACCAAACAGAACACCATATGCATTTGCATTTGCCACTACAAAAGCGACGAGCGGCAGGAATGGCAGGAATGCTTCCAGTACTGGCAGTAAGAAACCGATCAGCGGTCCGAATGCCCGGTACTCTGCAATTAATTCACGAAGATTTTCAAGTGTAAACCATGCTTCTAGAGTTTCCAACGTCATTCAAACGCTCCTCTGATCATTAGACTGGCGGTTATTTTTTATCAGTATAGCATAATAGGAAAAATACCGCCTATTATGGCTATATTTTTCCCTTATTTTGTTTTGTACAAACTATGACAATTGAGAATTTAAAAAGCTGAGACAAATAATAGTCTCAGCTTTCGCTTAACCGGCTCACTGCGCTTCAGGGGGACGCTTTCCGGACGGTGGTTGCTGAGCCTCCTCGGCTTCGCCTGTGGGGTCTCAGCTTCCCACTAATCGTCCTGGAGTCGCCCCCTTCCGCTCCGTTCACCTGAAATTTCCTATACTACACTAGCAATTAATTTTGAAAACAATCTACTTTTGATTAAATATACTCATTCATCCACCCGGTCAGGTGGTTCAGTCTTTCGAGTCTGAGTTCTGGTTTTCCTGTTCTTGAAAGGTTGTGGTCTGATTCAGGGAATCTGACAAAACGTGTTTTCTTCTCTTTTCTTTTCAGCGCAATGTATAGCTGCTCTGCCTGTTCGATTGGGCAGCGGTAGTCGTTTTCGCTGTGCAGGATTAAGAGTGGTGTTTTAATCTGGTCAGCATAGGCAAGCGGTGAGTGCTTCCATAGTGTATCAATGTCACCAAGGTCTGCCTGGATCTGCCACTCACTGAAGTAGTAGCCTATGTCACTGACGCCGTAGAAGCTGATCCAGTTACTGATGCAGCGCTGTGTGACTGCTGCTTTGAAACGGTCTGTATGTCCTGTGATCCAGTTCGTCATAAATCCGCCGTAGCTTCCGCCTGTTACGCCGAGGCGGTCGCGGTCGATGAAGTCAAATTGCTCAAGCGCGCCATCCACTGCCGCCATCAGGTCACGATAATCCCCTCCGCCGTAATCGCCTCTGACTGCATTTACAAAGTCCTGACCATAGCCATGGCTTCCACGCGGATTTGTGTAAAGTACTGCATAACCCTGTGCTGCAAGCAGCTGCATTTCATGGAAAAACGTGTTGGCATACATCGCATGCGGACCACCGTGAATACTTAAAATCATCGGGACCTGTTCTCCATCTGTATACCCGGCCGGCTTCATAAACCAGCCGTGAACTGTATAACCGTCTGTACTTTCATAATAGACCGCTTCCGGTGCTACTACTTCAACTTCATCAAGCAGCTGCTGATTCACATGCGTTACCTGTTTTGCTTCCCCTGTTGGCACGTGAATGATATGCAGGTCCCCGGGATTTTCGGGTGTACTGATTGCAGCCGCAATCTTTTGTGAGTCACCATGTATATCAAATCCGTAAACGTGATGGTTTCCTTCGTAAGCAGGGTATACTGCTCCTTCTGTTGAAGCGTAATACAGATTGACATTCCCCTGATCTGTTATCACGAAGAACAGGCTGTTATTATCAGCCCAGACCGCTCCCTGTACGCTTGCGCCCTGCTGAATATCACCAATTGCATAATCTCCGACGGGAGCATCAATTCCTTCAGTCAGACATTCTGCAGTCCCTGAAGCCTCTTTCCATATCCAGAGCTCACTGTGCGTAGCATTTTCATAGGTTCTGCCTGAAGCAGTAAATGCAAGCTGATCGCCTTCCGGAGACCACGCAGCAAATCCTACGTAGCCTTCAGCCGTCTGAATATGCTTTTTGCTGTCATCTTCAAGATTGTACAGGTACAGCTCATTATTAAATGAAAAGTCTTTATCTTCTGCATCAGCATCCGTCGCAAAAGCAAGCTGCTTTCCGTCAGGTGACCAGTCAAACAACGCGTAACTGTCTTCCCCTTTTGTCAGCTGGCGGAGTTCTTCTGTCTTCAGATCAATAATGGCAAGCTGCTGCTTTTTATCGTCAAGCAGGCCCGCACCATCTGCTTTGTACTTCATTGAATCTGTTACAAACGGCTTCAGCTTTTTATCATCATCTACTTTTTTCTTCTCATCATTTAGTGCATCCTCAGGTTCAAGTGATACTGTAAAAGCGACCTTTCCGCTGCACGGTGACCAGACCGGGTTTCCTGCCCCGTTTTCCGTCTCCGTTACCTGCTTCGCTTCCCCTCCGCTGACAGATAAAACGTATAGCTGATTTTTACCGGAGCGGTTTGAGACGAATGCCACTTTCCTGCCGTCCGGCGACCATCTTGGGGAGGATACTCTCTTGTCTCCATATGTCCACTGGCTCAGCTCTTCGTTTTCCTGATCATATAAAAAGAGATTTGACGCATATGTATGTTCTTCATTGATATGTGTTTTAACAAATAAAATATGTTTGCCATCCGGCGACCATCTCGGGTCAGTTAATGATTCAATTTTATACAGATCTTCTGCTGTGATTTTGCGCTTTTGTGTCATGAAATCTCCTCCGGTGAATCAAATATTTCGGCTATCGAGATAAACCGCTTGTTCTATTATCAGATTTTTTTGTGAATAATGCAAACATAATCCAGTTGTAAATTCAGAAAATCTGTGTAAAATGATATAGAACGCATGTTCGTTATACAGGAGGAGATTTCAATGACAAAGATTCCAACTGAGGATCGGGACCGGCTGGAGAATGCTTTTTACCTTCCGATGGTGCTGAAGATTCTTGAACGTGATCAGATTGTGATTGAAAAGAGTGGTGTAAAGCTCCCAAGACCTTATATTGAGTTAATTGAAGAGACAATGATCGCTGTTCAGCGTGAGCTCGCTACTTTGAAAAAGTATATGAAAGACCACGGCATGAAGGTCGTAAAACTGAAATCTGATGAAGCTTTTACCATGTATCTGTTCGTGTATAAAGGTTATGAAGAGCAGCACAACTATTTTAATCCGCGGCTCAGAAATCACGTTGAGAATCTCTTAAGGTATTATTTGATCGGTCGGTTAAAGTCTATGTCTCCACCGTCATCAGGGTTGATCCGGTCCTGATCAACGTTTTCAATTCTGTCGAGATACTCTGCAAACCCGAAGCGTTTTTTATGCAGTCTGGTTTTGTAGGTATCTTCTGATCTTTCCCGGATGCCGTTGATGTTTTGATGCAGTTTAAGGGAGAGTACGGAAGCTTTCAGGTACTGCAGATGCGTGGCACGTCTCGAGATTGGAAGTGTAATCGTTCTGTCTCCTGAGAGGGTCAGTGTTGTTTCATTACTTAAGTCGTCATTCTTTTCCATACTGACAACGTGATTAAGCGCAATCCAATAATTCTTTTTATTTGAATCTGAATGAGTGGAGAAGAAATAAATATCTGATATTGGATCAACAACGATGGGAGGCTTATGACTGAAGTTTGTGAGGAATCTTGATGAGGTTTTGCGTCCTTCGTAGGATGAAAAATAATACAGACACGAATGTTCCATAATCTCCATTGGTTTCATATCTACTGAAAAAGGTAATCTTCCTTTTTCGTGAATAATCGTACCTGTTAAACTCCCGTCTTCAACCCTCGGCTCTAAAATCATTGTGTTCGTACTGACAGTGTAAGTTTCTGTCGCTGTCATAAATTCCATTTTATCACTCCTTTATATTTTTATGGGATAATCATATACTAACTACTATTCAGATGTATACATAAATTTTTCCAAATATGTTCGCTTCACCCCGAACAATCCGGTATATATTCAGCTTAAAATTCATATTGTCTAAAAATTTAAAACTTTCTGTTGATATTCTTTCCGATATTCTCTATAATGAAAAAAAGTAGCAGAGGTGATGAAGATGGAAAACAACAAATCGTTCGCAGAGTTCATGAATGAGTCAACCGTCCCTCAGAAACAATCCAGTGAAATGACGATGATGGAGATTTACGTGGACATGGTATTAAATGAAATTCTGGTCCGTCATCGCAAGGAACAGCTTGTAACAGCTATTAACGAAGCGTTAGACAACAAAGATCAGGACGCTTTTATGAAGTACTCAGCAGAATTAAATACATTAGAGGACACACACGGTGTGTAGTACTTGATCCCCCTGCAGACAGGCAACAAACATGCAGGGGGTTCAACTTTTTTCACCAAATCTCCACCTCTCCAGAGTAGCATTTCCCGACGGAATCATGAATAATAGACATATCTATAATAATTCATGATAAGGAGCCCGCTCATGCTGACTGAAGAATTAAACAGCACATTCCTGCTCATCATCGAATGGGGATTCGTTGCAGCCGTTCTTGCTGCAATTATTTTTGTATTATATTCAATCCGACGCGCTCCGCGTATGAAAACTGCATTTTTGTGGATGGCTGCGCACCTGGGTCTGACGATGATTGCTTACATCGTATTTTTTATGGGCATTGGAGGAGGTTTTAACGACCCCACAGTAGAAAATGTTTCTGATCAGATTCATTTTCTGCTTGGTGTAGCAGGGCTGGTCTGGCTGACAGGAATGCTTTGTCTTGTCTTAAGTATCCAGCTGCTGAAAGATCAGTTCCGCGCTAAAAACTATACACCCATTCAAGACGGAAAAAAAGAAGGCTGAGATGCCTTCTTTTTTTATTCCACCAGTTTCCAGTTATGTTAGAATTGGAGCACGACTGATTTGCAGGGGGATATGATGCAAAACTCAGAAACTACAGAAACCAGGCAGAAACCAAAAATATATAAGGCTCACACAGAACGAATTCAAATTAGTCTAATGGCACTCGCTCTGGTACCTTTTCTTGCTTTTTCATGGGATGAGCCAATTTACCGTTTTTCATTTATTGCACTTATGATATATCATATTCTTTTATTATTTATTCAATACTCATTCTCTATTCAAGACTCCAGGCTCATTTACAGCGTCTTTTTTATCAAGTGGCGCATCCGCACCAGGGAACTGAACCATTCAGACATATCCCAGATACAATTCAGACGCGAAAACTGGGCTGCAAAAGCCGCCATACTTAAAACATATAAAGGCCGCTCCCCTAGACTCTACAAATTCGATGGCAACGATCTCTTCCACCGTTTAGAAGAATACTGCTACGAATATAGAGTCCCGCTCAAAAAATCAAATGACTATCTGATTCTTGAAGATATGTATAAAAAAGACGCAGACTAATCAAGCAGTCTGCGTCTTTCTTCAGGTGTCGGCAGCTTACAGGACTGTTTTTTGCCGAACCAGTGAAATCTGTTTCTTGCAAAAGCATCATATGCCAGGTTACGGATTGGCCGCGGTACAATCAGCAGGTATGACAAAAACTTTACCGGGCCATCCAATTGCCTGCAGATTCTCAATGCAGCGTCAGATTTCATATAGAGCCTGTCCTGCTCGATCAGCAGAACAGAATCAACCATCGGAGGCACTTCAAACGTCGTACGCATCTTATGCCCGAGCTCTCCCTGCAAAGAAGCAAAGTGAAAGTGCCCTGCGCGGTCATGCTTCATGATGAATTGGACGCTCCAGTCACACACATTGCAGTCACCATCAAATAATACAATAGCAGCCATTATCCACTTCCCCTTTCTTTACCTTCTTTACCATACACATTTAATAAGGCGCCAAACAGCAGGACTGCGGCCGTCAGATAAAACCAGATCATCATGATGACAACAGAAGCAAGCTGGCCATACAGCTGACCGTAATTTCCGTAGCCGACAAAAAGGGAAAACCCTTCAGAAATCAGCTGCCAGAATATTACGGCGAACACTGCGCCAGGCAGCACGTCTTTCCATGACAGACCGTGCTTTGGCAAGTGACGGTATAGAACCCAGAAAAACACAAATAAGATGATTGAACCAATTCCCCAACGAAGAGGTGTCCAGATCACAAGCCAGCCCGCTTCAAACAAAAAAGTCTCTTCAGCGATACGCTGAACGACATTTTCAATTAAAGGGATAAGGATTGTGAGCGGCAAAATCAGTGCAAAACCGATCGTCAGAAAGAAATCACTGATCAGTCCCTTTATATAGCTTTCACGTTTATTAATTTTATAGATATCAGTCAAAGAGCGCACCAGCGACTGAATAGCCATTGAAGCAAGCCATAACGTAGAAACAAAACTGATTGAAATAATTGTTCCCTGCCCTGAATCAAGTATTGCAGTCAGGTTCGATTCAATCAAACCGTATGTTTGCTGCGGAGCGTAGGGTTTAATGACTTCAATCAGATCGGATGATGTAAATGGTAAAAAGCTTGTACTTGATACGACCATAATTAAAAAAGGAAATAGGGACAGCATAAAATAGTAAGCCGTCTGTGCAGCATGGTCATAATAGCCTTCTTTAAAAAAGCGGCTTCCCGCATACTTTATTCTCTCTTTAAACATATCTTTCTCCTCCAAAAAACACTTAAGGTCTAATGACTGCCCTTATGTTTTCCCTTTTTGAAGAAAAATTAATCCGCTAGCCGCCTATCAGCATATACACTGATAAAAACATAATGGATCCAAGAACAACAACCATGACATCCGCCCCAAGGAATGCAAGCACAAATGCAGCCGCAGCCCCGGCAATGCCAAACCAGATATCATCAGGCTGGATAAATAGAATGCCGGGAAAAATCAGTGCACCGAGCACTGCATACGGAATATTTTTCAGCACTCCCTGAAAAAACGGAGGCAGCTCCTTCCCTTCAAGCACAGTCAGTGGCAATACACGCGGGATATACGTCACAATTGCCATTCCAATAATAATGAGGACCATATTCATCTGATCTCAGCTCCCTTCCTGAGACCCGTCATCACTTCAACTGACATGGCAGAGATCAGTGTTGATGCAGCAATTGCCCAGCCTGTATCCAGCAGTCCCGTCATTGTAAATACGCTGTTCAATACAGCAGCAAGACCTGCTAAGTACACAACCTTCATTTCTTTTTTTAGTGAAGGAACAAGAAGACCGACAAACATGGCATAAAGCGCAATTGACATAGCCTGCTGCAGGAATTCAGGAAGACTTGCACCGATGACATGTCCAATCCCGGTGTTTACAACCCAGCTTCCATACGCAATCAGCATAACACCTAATGCAAAGCCGGTTGATGTCTTCCCTTCTCTTGTCGCAATCACAGTAAAGGTTT contains the following coding sequences:
- a CDS encoding AzlC family ABC transporter permease, with protein sequence MQMAAVSEQKSGFKAGIKAGISIAVGYLPVALTFGLLAKTTGLTLFESVLMSLLVFAGAAQYISLSLIAAGAGAAVIIFNTFIVNIRHFLMSASLNEKMEPETRAKKSIYAFGLTDETFTVIATREGKTSTGFALGVMLIAYGSWVVNTGIGHVIGASLPEFLQQAMSIALYAMFVGLLVPSLKKEMKVVYLAGLAAVLNSVFTMTGLLDTGWAIAASTLISAMSVEVMTGLRKGAEIR
- a CDS encoding competence protein ComK; the encoded protein is MEFMTATETYTVSTNTMILEPRVEDGSLTGTIIHEKGRLPFSVDMKPMEIMEHSCLYYFSSYEGRKTSSRFLTNFSHKPPIVVDPISDIYFFSTHSDSNKKNYWIALNHVVSMEKNDDLSNETTLTLSGDRTITLPISRRATHLQYLKASVLSLKLHQNINGIRERSEDTYKTRLHKKRFGFAEYLDRIENVDQDRINPDDGGDIDFNRPIK
- a CDS encoding thiol-disulfide oxidoreductase DCC family protein, which encodes MAAIVLFDGDCNVCDWSVQFIMKHDRAGHFHFASLQGELGHKMRTTFEVPPMVDSVLLIEQDRLYMKSDAALRICRQLDGPVKFLSYLLIVPRPIRNLAYDAFARNRFHWFGKKQSCKLPTPEERRRLLD
- a CDS encoding AzlD domain-containing protein; the protein is MNMVLIIIGMAIVTYIPRVLPLTVLEGKELPPFFQGVLKNIPYAVLGALIFPGILFIQPDDIWFGIAGAAAAFVLAFLGADVMVVVLGSIMFLSVYMLIGG
- the addB gene encoding helicase-exonuclease AddAB subunit AddB, whose amino-acid sequence is MPLIIKTGRSGTGKTDSLMSEITAKVKENPSGDPILLIVPEQMTFQSEYRLAIETGGMVRVQVLSFTRLAWRILQETGGAARIHINHTGASMLVRKLINEHKDQMVMFGRAAGKHGFVGHVEKMLTEFRRYCIQPEDLLEKTAEISEIAPKALLDKLKDIERIYSGFDDQLKDKYIDSEDYLRLLAEKIKDSDLLSRADIYLDGFHSFTPQEYLVIEKLLEKSKSMTAAVTADLHSPDPLLFRQTTDTVNRLKEIAVNAGEKAEVIQLGGNAKYKGKGLAHLEQSFEKFGSVYEGQTDMTLIEATNRRAETEAVAREVRKLARNEGYRYKDIAVLTRNGDAYHEIIEPVFKDYEIPYFIDKKRTMLNHPLIEFIRSALETVTKHWRYEAVFRAVKTELLFPVEADHELLRGQMDRLENYVLAQGIHGDRWKSEFYYKQFRGLDFVRVPQNDEEKMIQDDLNAARNMITAPIDRFEQRLKKSGTVHDYCEAVFVLLEELEVPLKLEQMSATAEEKGDVESAREHDQAWDAVVELLDQFVEITGEDKMPLQEFSDILDSGMETLEFSLVPPSIDQVIIADLELSRLPAVCASFVLGVNDGVMPARMQDDGILAEDDRIFMERAGMQLAPGTREKLQDEDFVAYRAFTSPSEKLYISYPLADEEGKSLIVSPYIKKVTGILPEHRLMLAVNDPVEVPGDQQLDYICHPLPTASFMTSQLQQLRKDYPVEDIWRDVYNFYVTDPFWKQESKRILSGLFYENVANPLSRDTAESLYGSSMMASVSRIERMNSCAFQHFSSHGLRLHERSIFRLDAPNIGELFHAALRWISEELLQKGISWKSLSQRQCAELAHQAVSHIGPQLQYDILNSSNKYRYIAKKLQAVIRQASYILSEHARAGDFEPLRVELGFGPGQELPPHKILLSDGDTMSLQGRIDRVDQARSDGKVYLRVIDYKSSVRDLDFTEMYYGLSLQMMTYLDVAMTNSPKLVHTEAEPAGVLYFHLHNPVVKTKKPMSSDEMQEEMLKKYKMKGLVLGDEEVVRLMDMTLEEGNSSIISAGLKKDGTLRSNSKTASRDQFDHMRAHTRSMFRSAGDRIKAGDVSIDPYEYKKRTPCQFCSYRSVCQFDPALEQNKYRSLRTKKAEDLIREGGDIQ
- the lepB gene encoding signal peptidase I, with protein sequence MESWKKESFEWLKALAVGVVIVLLVRIFLFSNYVVEGVSMQPTLQDGNKLVINKIGYTVGDFDRFDVIVFHASESEDYVKRVIGLPGDEISYEDDQLYINGEYYEEPYLEEFREDGKRLTGDFTLEELTGETEVPEGQLFVLGDNRENSLDSRIFGFIDQDSVVGKVNLRYWPLNELDIRFYE
- a CDS encoding S9 family peptidase, with the translated sequence MTQKRKITAEDLYKIESLTDPRWSPDGKHILFVKTHINEEHTYASNLFLYDQENEELSQWTYGDKRVSSPRWSPDGRKVAFVSNRSGKNQLYVLSVSGGEAKQVTETENGAGNPVWSPCSGKVAFTVSLEPEDALNDEKKKVDDDKKLKPFVTDSMKYKADGAGLLDDKKQQLAIIDLKTEELRQLTKGEDSYALFDWSPDGKQLAFATDADAEDKDFSFNNELYLYNLEDDSKKHIQTAEGYVGFAAWSPEGDQLAFTASGRTYENATHSELWIWKEASGTAECLTEGIDAPVGDYAIGDIQQGASVQGAVWADNNSLFFVITDQGNVNLYYASTEGAVYPAYEGNHHVYGFDIHGDSQKIAAAISTPENPGDLHIIHVPTGEAKQVTHVNQQLLDEVEVVAPEAVYYESTDGYTVHGWFMKPAGYTDGEQVPMILSIHGGPHAMYANTFFHEMQLLAAQGYAVLYTNPRGSHGYGQDFVNAVRGDYGGGDYRDLMAAVDGALEQFDFIDRDRLGVTGGSYGGFMTNWITGHTDRFKAAVTQRCISNWISFYGVSDIGYYFSEWQIQADLGDIDTLWKHSPLAYADQIKTPLLILHSENDYRCPIEQAEQLYIALKRKEKKTRFVRFPESDHNLSRTGKPELRLERLNHLTGWMNEYI
- a CDS encoding TVP38/TMEM64 family protein, giving the protein MTLETLEAWFTLENLRELIAEYRAFGPLIGFLLPVLEAFLPFLPLVAFVVANANAYGVLFGILLSWAGASVGALMVFWLLRRFGHLRLFYFLSNQKQIRKLTTWVERHGFGPLFLLLCFPFTPSALVNVVAGLSRISIMQYMLAVISGKLVMISTISFIGADIVSLIREPVKTAIVLGVIVVLWLVGKRVEKVINKKMERDILMHERHRKSSGNERLENRWNRGKKKASNGSKH
- a CDS encoding IDEAL domain-containing protein; its protein translation is MENNKSFAEFMNESTVPQKQSSEMTMMEIYVDMVLNEILVRHRKEQLVTAINEALDNKDQDAFMKYSAELNTLEDTHGV
- a CDS encoding YihY/virulence factor BrkB family protein, with translation MFKERIKYAGSRFFKEGYYDHAAQTAYYFMLSLFPFLIMVVSSTSFLPFTSSDLIEVIKPYAPQQTYGLIESNLTAILDSGQGTIISISFVSTLWLASMAIQSLVRSLTDIYKINKRESYIKGLISDFFLTIGFALILPLTILIPLIENVVQRIAEETFLFEAGWLVIWTPLRWGIGSIILFVFFWVLYRHLPKHGLSWKDVLPGAVFAVIFWQLISEGFSLFVGYGNYGQLYGQLASVVIMMIWFYLTAAVLLFGALLNVYGKEGKERGSG